TGCATCCGCAACCCGGTGCCGCCGATCGTCCTGTTCGTGCTGTTGCTGCTCGCGGGGCTGGTCAGCTTCAACCGGATGGACGTCAACGACAATCCCGACGTCGAGTTCCCTGCCGTTCGCGTTGTCGTCTCGCAACCTGGCGCGGCGCCGACCGAGCTGGAAACGCAGGTCACGCAGCGCGTCGAGGCCGCGGTTCGCGGGGTGAGCGGCGTCGATGAAATGTCTTCCTACGTCAATGAAGGCAGTAGCATAACAAATGTGCAGTTCGCGATCGGGACACCGATCGACCGCGCCTATAACGACGTCAACCAGGCCATCTCGCAGATCCGCAGCGACCTGCCCGACGGGATTCTGGAGCCGCAGGTCGTGCGCGTCGACATTGCCGGCGGCCCGATCACCTATTTCGCGGTCGAGGCGACCGACATGACGCTCGAGCAGCTGTCGTGGTTCGTCGACAATACGGTCGCGAAGGAATTGCTGTCGATCCCCGGCATGAGCCAGGTGCGCCGGTCGGGCGGCGTCGACCGCGAGATTCGCGTCATCCTCGACCCCGCGCGGATGCAAAGCTATGGCCTGACCGCGAGCCAGGTGAACCAGCAGTTGCGGCAGGTGAACGTCAACGCCGCGGGCGGGCGCACCGAAATCGCCGGCAGCGAACAGGCGGTGCGCGTGCTCGGCAATGCCGGCAGCGCCTTCCAGCTCGGTGAAACGCGCATCGCCATCGGGAACGGCCGCACGATCCGCCTCGCCGATGTGGCGAAGGTCACCGACGGCTATGCCGAGCAGCGCAACCTGGCGAAGATCGGGGGGCGCCAGGTGCTCAGCTTCTCGATCGAAAAGGCGAAGGGCGCGTCGGACGTCACCGTCCATGACGAGACGATGAAGAAGCTGGAGCAGATCAAGAAGGCGAACCCCAAGGTCGACTTCACGATCCTGTTCACGCGCACCGAATATACCAAGGAACAATATCGCAGCTCGATGCTCGCGATGATCGAGGGTGCAGTGCTCGCGGTCGTCGTCGTGTTCCTGTTCCTGCGCGACTGGCGTGCGACGCTGATCAGCGCGCTGGCGATCCCGCTGTCGGCGATCCCGACCTTCTGGTTCATGGAGATGATGGGCTTTTCGCTGAACGGCCTGTCGCTGCTCGCCTTGAGCCTTGTCGCGGGCGTGCTCGTCGACGACGCGATCGTCGAGATCGAGAATATCGTCCGGCACATGCGCATGGGCAAGACCGCCTATCAGGCGTCGATCGACGCCGCCGACGAAATCGGCCTGGCGGTCGTCGCGACGACGATGTCGATCGTCGCGGTGTTCCTGCCCGTCGCGCTGATGCCCGGCGTGTCGGGGCAGTTCTTCATCCAGTTCGGCATGACCGTCGTGTTCGCGGTGCTGATGAGCCTGGCCGTCGCGCGCATGATCACGCCGATGATCGCCGCCTATTTCCTGTCGGCGCAGGGCGAGCAGGATCATGCCAACGGACCGTGGATCGACCGCTATGAACGGCTGCTGAGCTGGACGCTGGACAGTTCGAAGCAGAAGGTCGTGAAGGCGCGGTACGAGGCGTTTCCGACGCGGCTGATCTATTTTCTGGTGCCCGCCATCGTCGCGGGGCTGGCCGTCGCCGGTCTGACCTTTCAATATTTCCAGCCGGTGCCCGCCGGACAGGATGCGCCCAATCCGGCGCTGCATTTCCTGCTGATGACGCCGCTTTCGGCGATCGTCGCATTCCTTGTGTCCAGTCTGTTGATGATCCTGGGCGGCGCGCTCGCCTATGCCGCGGGGATGCGCCGCTTTGCCCTCACCAACTGGGCCAAGTTCATGCTCCAGCGCGCTTACGCGCGGCTGTTCGACCATCGCGTGTGGATCGTCGGCATCGGCGTCGCGGCGTTCATCTCGAGCCTTGTCCTGTTCGGCATCCTGCCGCAGCAGTTCCAGCCGACGACGAACAGCGATTACAGCCAGATCCGTTACGAGCTGCCGCCGGGATCGACGCTGGCGCAGAGCGAAACGATCGCCGACCAGATCAACGCGATCCTGCGTGACGATCCGGTCGTCGAGAACGCATTTTATGATGTTGAGGTCGGTGGCGGCAACGCCTTCCTGACGCTCAAGAAGGACCGCCCGGTCACGAGTGTCGAATGGGAACGCAGCCTGCAACCGAAGATGGCGGCAATCCCCGACGCGCGCGTCAATTTTCAGAGCCAGTCGGGCGGCTTTTCGGGCCGCGACATCACCTTCGTCATCGGCGGCGACGATCCGGTCGCGCTCGAACGCCATGCGCGCCAGATCGTCAAGGAGATGGAAGGGCTGAAGGAATTGCGCGCGCCGCGCATCGAGGGTGATATTCCGCGCCCCGAAATCATCGTCAATCCGCGCATGGACCTCGCCGCCGAACTCGGCGTGACGACCGCGGCGCTCAGCCAGACGATCCGTATCGCGACCTTGGGCGATATCGACCAGAATGCGGCGAAATTCTCGCTCTCCGACCGCCAGATCCCGATCCGCGTGCTGCTCTCCGAAGATTCGCGGCGCAGCCTCGCCACGATCGAGAACCTGCCCGTGCCGACCTCGCGCGGGACGACGGTGCCGCTGAAGGCCGTCGCCGAAATCGGCTTCGGCGCCGGGCCGACCGAACTGCGGCGCTATAACCAGACGCGGCGTATCGTGATCGGCGCCGACCTTGCACCGGGACTGGTCACGGGCGACGCGCAGAAAAAGATCGACGCGCTGCCGTCGATCAAGACCATGCCGCAGGGCATCCGCAAGGTTGTTCAGGGCGACGCCAAGTGGCAGGCCGAAATGTTGACCAATTTCATGATCGCGGTCGTATCGGGCCTGCTCCTCGTCTTTGCGACGCTGGTGCTGCTCTATCGCCGCTTCCTGTCGCCGCTGGTCAACATGTCGTCGCTGCTGCTGGCGCCGCTCGGCGGGCTGCTCGGCCTGTGGATTACGGGCATGGAAGTGTCGATGCCGGTGTTCATCGGCCTGCTGATGCTGCTCGGCATCGTCGCCAAGAACTCGATCCTGCTCGTCGATTTCGCGATCGAGGAAATGGACAAGGGCATCGGCAAGACCGCGGCGTTGATTGATGCGGGGCGCAAGCGCGCGCAGCCGATCGTGATGACTACGGTTGCGATGGTCGCGGGCATGATCCCGACCGCCATCTCGCTGTCGGGCGATGGCGCCTGGCGCGCGCCGATGGGTGTGGTCGTGATCGGCGGGCTGATCCTGTCGACCGTGCTCACCTTGCTGATCGTGCCGGCGGGGTTCAGCCTCGCCGACAGCATCGAAAAGCGCCTCGGCCGCTTCTTCTCGCGCAACCTGCTGACCTACCGACCGGGCGACGACACGCGGCCGCATGGCGCAGCGGCTCCCGAACCGGCGGAGTGACATGAACGAGGACCGGCGCGGCGACGGGTCGCGCCGGTTGCAACCTTTGCGCCGGTTCGCCATTTGGTGCGCATGACCAACCTCGCTTCCCGCCGGCCGATTGGCGTCGCCATCCCGGCAAAGCCCTCCAGCATCCGTATCGTCGCCACCGGGATGCTCGTCGTCATGGCGATCGTCTTCGTCGGCGCCAAGACCTATCAGGACGCGCATCCGGCGATCGGCTTTGTCCGCGCCTTTGCCGAGGCAGGGCTGGTCGGCGGGCTGGCCGACTGGTTCGCGGTGACGGCCTTGTTCCGGCACCCGATGGGGCTGCCGATTCCGCACACCGCGATCATCCCGCGCAACAAGAACCGCATCGGCGACACGCTCGCGCGCTTCCTGCTCACCAATTTCCTGCTGCCGCGGCTGATCGCGCGCAAGATGCAGGCGGTCGATGTCGCGGGTGCGGTTGGAAAGTTCCTGTCCGAACCCGCCGAGGGCGGCGGGCGGCTGCGCCTCGGCGCGTCGCGGATCATCGCTGACGGGCTGGGCGCGCTCGACCAGCAAAGGCTGGGCGGCATGGTCAAATCGGCAATCGCCGACCGTCTGCGCGAACTCGACGTCGCACCGCTATTGGGACAGGCGTTGCAGGCGGCGCTTGCCGAGGGGCGCCACCAGCCGCTCCTCGACGCGATGGTCAAATGGGGGTCGAAGACGCTCGAACTCAACGAACATCTGATCCACCAGATGGTCCACGACAACAGCAATGCGATCGTGCGTTTCACCGGGCTGGACGAGAGCATCTCGAACCGCATCGTCGCGGGGCTGTCGAAGCTGCTCAGCGAAATGGCGGTCGACGAGACACATCCGCTGCGCCTCCGCGTCGAGGAGGGGCTCGCCAAGATGGCGCTCGACCTGCAGCACGACCCCGAGGTGAAGGCCAGGGTCGCGCGCGTGCGCGACGAGCTGCTCGAAAACAAGGCGGTGAAGCGCTGGCTCGACGGATTGTGGGAACAGGGCCGCGCCGCGCTGCTCAAGGCCGCGCGCAACCCCGACACGATGCTCGCGGGGCGGATCGGCGAGCTGGTGACGCAATTCGGCGCGATGCTGGGGGAGGATGTGCATATCAAGCGCACGCTCAACCGCTATGCGCGGCGCGCGGTGGTCGGCATGGTCGACAGCTATGGCGAGGCGGCGCTGAAGCTCGTATCGGACACGATCCGCGGCTGGGATGCCAAGACGATCACCGACCGGCTGGAAAATGCGGTCGGCGACGATCTGCAATATATCCGCATCAACGGCACGCTCGTTGGGGGGCTGGTGGGGGTGGCGATCCACACGGTCGATGTGCTGATCTAAAGGCTGGCGAGCCCCTCGCGAAAACTCGGATAGCGCGGTCTCCACCCCAACAATCGCTTCGCCTTGCCGTTTGCCACGCGGCGGTTTTCGGCATAGAAGGCGCGCGCGGCGGGCGACAGGCCCGCTTCGTCGAGCGACTGCATCGGCGGCAGCGGCGCGCCGAGCATGGCGCAGCCCCATTCGACGAGGCGGTTCTGGTGGCAGGGTTCGTCGTCGGCGAGGTTATAGACGCCCGCGGGGCCGCGGAACGACGCAATGATGCCGCCCGCAATGTCATCGACATGGATGCGGCTGAACACCTGGTCGGGCAGGGCGATGCGGTGCGCGCGGCCTTCGGCGATGCGATCGAGAATCGAGCGGCCGGGGCCATAGATGCCGGGCAGGCGAAAGACGCACATGTCGCCGCGCAATGCGCTCCATGCGGCGTCGGCGGCGTTGCGCCCGGCGCGGCGGCCCCGGACGGGTGCGCTTTCGTCGACCCAGGCGCCGCCCGCATCGCCATAGACGCCGGTTGAGGACAGATAGCCCGTCCAGGTTGCGGGGGCGAGCGCGATCGCCTCGCCATAGCGTGCGAGCACCGGGTCGGCTTCGCCCGCGGGCGGAACTGACGACAATATGTGCGTCGCGGTGCGCAGCGCGGCGAGCACGGCGGTCTCGTCACCGAAGGCGATGCTGTCCGCGCGACCGTCGCGCGTCGTTCCCGTCACCTCCCAGCCGCGCGCGCGCAGCCGCTCGGCGAGGTGCCCCGCCGCATAGCCCATCCCGAAAATCAGCATCCGTGCCATCGCGCGCCTTATTGCGCGTCGGCGCCGCGATGCCTAGACCGAACGCATGACCGACGCCTCCTCGACCCCCGCCATTCCCGTCACCATCCATCGCGGCGACTATCGCCCGCCCGAATGGCAGGTGCCCGACGTCGCGCTCGATTTCGCGCTGGGGATCGAGGAAACGCGCGTTTCCGCGGCGTTGTCGGTCCAGCGCACCACGGATGGCCCGGCGCCGCTGCTGCTGCGCGGCGACGGACTGACCCCGGCGGCGGTGCGCGTCGATGGCGAGGTCTGGAACGACTGGCGCATGGACGGTAGCGACCTGATCGTCGACCTGGGCGAGCGGACGGCGGCGGTGGTCGAGATCGACACGGTCGTCAACCCCGCGGCGAACACGCAGTTGATGGGGCTTTATGCGTCGAACGACATGCTCTGCACCCAGTGCGAGGCCGAAGGGTTCCGCCGCATCACCTTTCACCCCGACCGCCCCGACGTGCTGAGCCGCTACCGTGTGCGGATGGCGGGGGACAAGACCCGCTTTCCCATCCTGCTGTCGAACGGCAATTGCATCGACCGCGGCGAGGGTGACGGCGGAACGCACTGGGCGCTGTGGGAAGACCCGTGGCCCAAGCCTTCCTATCTGTTCGCGCTCGTAGCGGGCGATCTGGTAGCCAACCGCGACAGTTTCACGACCATGTCGGGGCGCACGGTCGAGCTGGGCATCTGGGTGCGCGCGGGCGACGAGGATCGCACGGGCCATGCGATGCAGGCGCTCAAGAACAGCATGAGATGGGACGAGGAGGTTTATGGCCGCGAATATGACCTCGACCTGTTCAATATCGTCGCGGTTGGCGATTTCAACATGGGCGCGATGGAGAACAAGGGGCTCAACATCTTCAACACCCGCTATATCCTCGCCGATCCCGACACCGCGACCGACATGGACTATGACGGGGTCGAGGGCGTCGTCGCGCATGAGTATTTCCATAACTGGTCGGGCAACCGCGTCACCTGCCGCGACTGGTTTCAGTTGAGCCTGAAGGAAGGCTTCACCGTCTATCGCGATCAGTGTTTTTCGGCCGACATGGGATCGGCGGCGGTGAAGCGGATCGAGGACGTGCGCCTGCTCCGCGCCGCGCAATTCCCCGAGGATGCCGGGCCGCTTGCCCACCCGATCCGCCCCGATAGCTTCCAGGAAATATCGAACTTCTACACCGCGACCGTCTATAACAAGGGCGCCGAGATCATCCGGATGATGGCGACGATGGTGGGGCCGGAACGGTTCCGCAAGGGCACCGACCTTTATTTCGAGCGCCACGATGGTGAAGCGGCGACGTGCGAGGATTTTGTCCGCGCGATCGAGGATGGCGCGGGCATCGACCTTCAGCAGTTCCGCCGCTGGTACGAACAGGCGGGCACGCCGCGACTCAAACTGTCGCTCGTCGAGGAGGCGGGGCAGTGGTCGCTCGACATCGTGCAGACGGTGCCGCCGACGCCGGGCCAGCCCGAAAAGCAGCCGATGATGATGCCACTGCGCCTCGCCGCCTTCGCGATGGACGGCAGCGGCGCACATCTTGCCGACACGTTGGTGACGATCAGCGGGGCGACGCAGCGGATCGCGCTCGGTCGCTTTGCCGTGCGCCCCGCGCTGTCGGTCAACCGCGGCTTTTCGGCGCCGGTCATCGTCGATTTCGCGCGCGCGCCGGGCGAGCTCGCGTGGCTCGCGGCGCATGACGACGATCCCTTTGCGCGGTACGAGGCGCTCCAGCAATTGATGCTCGATACGCTCGTTGCCGCCGTGTCGGGCAAGGATCGCGACCCGCAGACGGTGATCGATGCGGTGGCGCAGACGCTGTCGGGGCGCGCCGCGGACCCCGCCTTCGTCGCCGAGGCGGTGCTGCTGCCGAGCGAGGCGTTCATCGGCGACCAGATGCTGACGGTCGATCCCGACGCGATCCGCCGCGAGCGGTTGGCGTTGCAGGCAGCGATTGGCGCCGCGCTCGAAAGCGAATGGCGCGCGATCCTCGACGGTGCGGCGCCGCCCGCGACCGACCTGTCGCGCGGCGCCAAGGGCGGGCGGCGGCTGCGCGGCGTCGCGCTCGCCTATCTGGCCGCGACGGGCATGGATGATGCCGCCGCGCTGGCGTTCCGGGTCTTTTCGCAGGCCGACGGGATGACCGAGCGGCAGGCCGCGCTCGCCACGCTCGCGCATGGCGACAGCGACGAACGCGCGCATGCGCTGGACATTTTCTATCAGCGTTATCGCGACAATCCGCTCGTGCTCGACAAATGGTTCCAGGTGCAGGCCTGGTCGGTGCGACCCGACACGGTCGACGCGGTGCGCGCGCTGGCGCAGCATCCCGACTTCACGCTGACCAACCCCAATCGCGTGCGCGCGCTCTATGGCGCGCTGACCGGCAATCAGGCGGCGTTCCACCAGGCCGATGGCGCGGGATACCGGCTGATTGCCGACCTCGTCATCGCGCTCGACCCGAAGAACCCCCAGACCGCGGCGCGCATGATCCCGCCGCTCGGCCGGTGGAAGCGCTTCGACGAGCGGCGGCAGGCGCTGATGAAGGCCGAACTGGAGCGGATATTGGCCCAGCCCGGCCTGTCGCGCGACACCACCGAACAGGCGTCGAAAAGCCTGCTGGGGTAGGGCGTTCGGGGGGGGGTGAGCTAGCGAAGCTTGGAGAGGGGGACACCGCCAGTCCCCTCTCAACTCCGGCTAGCCAGCAAGCTGGCAAGCCTGCGTATCTCTCCCCTGAAGGGGAGAGAGCCACTATGTCCGCAACCGGTCGAAACCGGCCCTCGCGGCTCAATTCGCGGCGAAGAGCTTGGTTCCCGCAACCCCGACGACGATCAGCACCATGAAACCCGCCTGCATCGGACTGATCTTCTCGCCGAACAGGATCGTTCCGCCGATGATCACGCCGACCGCGCCTAGCCCGGTCCAGATGGCATAGGCCGTGCCCGCCGAGATTTCGCGCATCGCAAGCGCGAGCAGCGCCATGTTGAGGAAGCTGAGCGCGATCGGCACGATCGACGCCTGCCATGTGCCGAGCGTCGCGGCCCATTTCAGGCTGAGCGCCCAGCAGATTTCGGTGAAAACGGCGATGGCGAGGATGATCCATCCCACGGGCGCGTCCTTTCGGGTCGGCGGGCTCGTCGAGAAGGCGCGGGCCGGAAACCCGAAAGAGGCCGCGCGCGCCGGGGCTGATAGGCCGCCAGGCGGACGCTGGCAAGCCCGTCAGCCGCCGGTGAGGAAGGCGATGAGGTCGCCGTTCAGCCGCTCGACATGCGTCAGCGGCAGACCGTGCGGCGCGCCTTCGTAAACCTTGAGCGTCGCCTGCGGCAGCAGCGCCGCGGTCGCCTGCGCGGTGAGGGCGAGCGGCGCCGAGACGTCGCGGTCGCCATGGATCAGCAATGTCGGCACATTGATTTGCCGCACGTCGGGACGAAAATCGGTCGCGAAATTGGCCGCGGCCAGCTGTGCGGCGCCCAGCAGCGACGTCGACATCATCATATTTTGCCCCCAACGGATCATCGCGGGCGAGGTGTCGGGGGTGAAGAAGGGCGGCGTATTCACCTCGATCCAAGCCGGGAAATCACGCGCGAGAAGCGCCGCGCCCTCGGCAAGTAGCGCCGGATCGACCCCCGCGGGATTGTCGGGGCTTTTCATCAGGAAGGGCGTGATCGTGCCGACCAGCACGACGCGTGCGATGCCGCCGCCGCCGTGCCGCGCGAAATGGCGCGCGACCTCGGTTCCGCCCATCGAATGCGCGACGACCGTCACGCCGCCGAGACCCAGCGCGTCGATCACCGATGCCAGATCGTCGGCGAGCGTATCATGGTCATAACTGCGCCCCGGATCGGCCGACCGCCCGTGCCCGCGCCGGTCATAGGCGACAGCGCGATAGCCCTGGCGTGCGACGGCCAGCATTTGATAGCCCCAGAAATCCGACGGCAACGCCCATCCCGACAGGAAGAGCACCGGCGATCCCGCGCCCCAGTCGCGCACGAAAAGCGAGGTTCCGTCCTTCGCCGCGACGTAGCCTTCGGCGGGGGGGCTTGCTGCGGTTTCGGCTGCGCGGCTCCGGCGGGGGGCAAGGGTTATTGCTCCCATAGCGGCAAGCGCCGCGGCCGAGATGATCTGGCGTCTGTCCATCGGTGCCTCCATCGTTTGATCGAGGCTTCTTATTGCACCATGCGAGCCGGAGCGATTACGTCGGACGTAATCGAAACCGCTACGACCGCGGCGGCCTTGCTATTCGCCGAGCCACGCCGCGACGTCGAGCGCGACGCGGTTGGCGGCGCGGGTCAACGCCTCGCCGACGGGTTTCGCCTCGACCTTGCCGCCGATCGGCTCGCGCGTCTCGAAGCGGCGCTGGGTGACCGTCTTGCCCCCTGCCGACACGAGCATCGCCTGATAGACGACGAGGGCCTCGTTCGACCGCGCATCGACGCCGAACTCCATGAGCTGCCCGGCGAGCTGCTCGCCAGGTGCGGTCAGATATTGCCCCTCGTCGAGCACGACGCGCGACGTGCGCGCGGCGACGGTTTCGGACACGAGCCGCTGGAACAGGCGCTGCGGCGCCTCGACCCATTGTGCATCCTGGACATAGGCGATGCTGGCATCGTCCTGCTGCACCGGGATGCGCGTCGTGCGCAGCTTTTGCGGCGCCGTCGGGATCAGGATGGTCAGCGTCGCGGCGTCGGCGGCGGTGCGGGCGGTCCCCGTCGCGGGCGCGGCGTCGGGATCGAGCGTCAGCAGAAAGGGCGGCGGCTTGCCGCCGAGGCTGAAGCACGCCGAAAGCGTTGCCGCGCCGAGGAGGGCAAGCAGGGGGGTGCGGATGCGGCGAATCATGGCGGTCCTCATTCCTTGTAATCGGGGAGCTTGCTGCCACCGAGCACCGCGCCCGCGCCCTGCTGGTCGAGCTTGTCGGTCAGGCTGGAGAGCGAGGCCGAGGTGCGGCGAAGGTCGCGGATCAGCGCATTGGCTTCGGGGATCGTCGTCTCGCTGAAGGTTTTGAGGCCGGGCCGCGCGTCGGCGATCGCGCCTTCGAGCGTCTTCATCGAGGCGTTCGCCGATTTGAGCGTGTCGCGCAGATTGGCCATCGCAGGGTCGACGTTGCGGTCGATCGTCCCCTGCGCCGCGGCCGCGAGATTGCCGATCTGCTCGGCGGCGATCCCGGTCTGCTGGATCGCGATCCGCGTGTCGGCGAGCGCGCGCTCGATCGCGGGGCCGTTGCGCGCGAGGATCGCGGTCGACGCCTCGACATTGTTGAGAATGCCGCGGATGCTCGCCTGATTCTCGTCGTCGGCCAGCTCGGCGAGCCGCTCGGTGAGCGTCGACAGCCGCTGGAGCAGTTGCGGCGCGGTGTTGAGTATCTCGCCGAGCCCGCCAACGCGCGTCGGGATCACCGGCTTGCCTGCCGGCCCCTTGTCGGTAATCGGCGGTGCGCCCTTGACCGCGCCGTCGAGCGAGATTTGCGAGACGCCGGTGAAGCCGACGCCCTCAAGCGCGGCGGTCGTGCCTTGCAGGACGGGTACGCCTTCATTCACCTCGATCCGCACGCGGACGAATTGCGGATCGTCGGGCCACAGTGCGATCTCGCGCACCTGTCCCGACGGCACACCCGAAAATTGCACCTGCGCGCCCTTGTTCAGCCCGTCGACCGATTGTTTGAAGAAAATGTCATATTCGCGCTTCGCCCCGCCGCTGTCGTTCGCCAGCCAGACGACGAAAAAGGCGAGCGCGGCGGTGAAAAGCAGCACAAAGGCGCCGACGAGGATGTTGTTCGAGCGAGTTTCCATCAACTGTTCCTATCGCCGCCAAGCACGGGCGACTTTGCGCTTTGGTTCCCGCTCGCTGCGGCGCGGCCGCGGGGTCCGTTGAAATAATCCTGTATCCACGGATGCTGGGTGGCAAGCAGTTCGGGGATGGTGCCGACCGCGATCACCCTTTTCTCCGCGAGCACGGCAACGCGGTCGCACGTCGCGTAGAGCGTGTCGAGGTCGTGGGTGATGAGAAAGACGGTGAGCCCCATCGTGTCGGCCAGTTCGCGGATCAGCGCGTCGAACTTGGCGGCGCCGATGGGATCGAGCCCCGCGGTCGGCTCGTCGAGAAAAAGCAGCGCGGGGTCGAGCGCCAGCGCGCGCGCGAGGCCCGCGCGCTTGACCATGCCGCCCGACAGTTCGGCGGGATATTTGGGTCCGGCATCGGGCGGCAGCCCGACCATCTGCACCTTGTAGGCGGCGATCTCGTCGAGCAGCTTCGCGTCGAGCCGTGGATAGAATTCGCGCAGCGGCACCTGGATATTCTCGGCGACGCTCAGCGTCGAGAAGAGCGCGCCGCCCTGGAACATCACCCCCCAGCGGCGGCGCAGGTCGCGCGATTCCTCTTCGTCGGCGATCGTGTCGAGCGTCTTGCCATAAACCTCGATCTCGCCCGCCGTCGGCGTCTGCAGCCCGATGATCGAGCGCATCAGCACCGACTTGCCGGTGCCCGACCCGCCGACCACGCCAAGGATTTCGCCCGAGCGCACGTCGAGGTCGAGCCCGTCGTGGACCACGGCATCGCCGAACTGGTTTCTGAGGCCGCGGATGCATATGGCGCGGTCGAAGGCTTCGGGGCGCACCGCGTCGGCGGCGGCCAGTTCTTCGCGGATTTCGCTGTTCTGTTTCCCGGCCATCAATTCCACCCGAGCGACGAGAAGAAGACCGCGAAAAAGGCGTCGAGGACGATGACGAGGAAGATGGCGGCGACCACCGCCGAGGTCGTCCGCTGGCCCACTTCCTCCGCATTCTGGCGCACCTGCATCCCTTCGTAACAGCCGGTGACGCCGATCAATATGCCGAACACCGGCGCCTTGATCAGCATGATCCAGAAATCGGTCATCGGGATGATTTCGCGCAGCCGCTGGATATAGGTGAGCGGCGGGATATCGAGCCCGACCCAGCAGAAAAGGCCACCCCCCGCGATCGCGCAAAGGCTGGCGTAAAAGCCGAGCAGCGGCATGGTGATCGTCGAGGCGGCGACGCGCGGCAGCACGATCGCCTCCATCGGCGACACGCCGATCGTGCGCATCGCGT
This DNA window, taken from Sphingopyxis alaskensis RB2256, encodes the following:
- a CDS encoding DUF445 domain-containing protein gives rise to the protein MTNLASRRPIGVAIPAKPSSIRIVATGMLVVMAIVFVGAKTYQDAHPAIGFVRAFAEAGLVGGLADWFAVTALFRHPMGLPIPHTAIIPRNKNRIGDTLARFLLTNFLLPRLIARKMQAVDVAGAVGKFLSEPAEGGGRLRLGASRIIADGLGALDQQRLGGMVKSAIADRLRELDVAPLLGQALQAALAEGRHQPLLDAMVKWGSKTLELNEHLIHQMVHDNSNAIVRFTGLDESISNRIVAGLSKLLSEMAVDETHPLRLRVEEGLAKMALDLQHDPEVKARVARVRDELLENKAVKRWLDGLWEQGRAALLKAARNPDTMLAGRIGELVTQFGAMLGEDVHIKRTLNRYARRAVVGMVDSYGEAALKLVSDTIRGWDAKTITDRLENAVGDDLQYIRINGTLVGGLVGVAIHTVDVLI
- a CDS encoding DMT family transporter, which encodes MGWIILAIAVFTEICWALSLKWAATLGTWQASIVPIALSFLNMALLALAMREISAGTAYAIWTGLGAVGVIIGGTILFGEKISPMQAGFMVLIVVGVAGTKLFAAN
- a CDS encoding efflux RND transporter permease subunit; amino-acid sequence: MSFRNISAWCIRNPVPPIVLFVLLLLAGLVSFNRMDVNDNPDVEFPAVRVVVSQPGAAPTELETQVTQRVEAAVRGVSGVDEMSSYVNEGSSITNVQFAIGTPIDRAYNDVNQAISQIRSDLPDGILEPQVVRVDIAGGPITYFAVEATDMTLEQLSWFVDNTVAKELLSIPGMSQVRRSGGVDREIRVILDPARMQSYGLTASQVNQQLRQVNVNAAGGRTEIAGSEQAVRVLGNAGSAFQLGETRIAIGNGRTIRLADVAKVTDGYAEQRNLAKIGGRQVLSFSIEKAKGASDVTVHDETMKKLEQIKKANPKVDFTILFTRTEYTKEQYRSSMLAMIEGAVLAVVVVFLFLRDWRATLISALAIPLSAIPTFWFMEMMGFSLNGLSLLALSLVAGVLVDDAIVEIENIVRHMRMGKTAYQASIDAADEIGLAVVATTMSIVAVFLPVALMPGVSGQFFIQFGMTVVFAVLMSLAVARMITPMIAAYFLSAQGEQDHANGPWIDRYERLLSWTLDSSKQKVVKARYEAFPTRLIYFLVPAIVAGLAVAGLTFQYFQPVPAGQDAPNPALHFLLMTPLSAIVAFLVSSLLMILGGALAYAAGMRRFALTNWAKFMLQRAYARLFDHRVWIVGIGVAAFISSLVLFGILPQQFQPTTNSDYSQIRYELPPGSTLAQSETIADQINAILRDDPVVENAFYDVEVGGGNAFLTLKKDRPVTSVEWERSLQPKMAAIPDARVNFQSQSGGFSGRDITFVIGGDDPVALERHARQIVKEMEGLKELRAPRIEGDIPRPEIIVNPRMDLAAELGVTTAALSQTIRIATLGDIDQNAAKFSLSDRQIPIRVLLSEDSRRSLATIENLPVPTSRGTTVPLKAVAEIGFGAGPTELRRYNQTRRIVIGADLAPGLVTGDAQKKIDALPSIKTMPQGIRKVVQGDAKWQAEMLTNFMIAVVSGLLLVFATLVLLYRRFLSPLVNMSSLLLAPLGGLLGLWITGMEVSMPVFIGLLMLLGIVAKNSILLVDFAIEEMDKGIGKTAALIDAGRKRAQPIVMTTVAMVAGMIPTAISLSGDGAWRAPMGVVVIGGLILSTVLTLLIVPAGFSLADSIEKRLGRFFSRNLLTYRPGDDTRPHGAAAPEPAE
- a CDS encoding alpha/beta fold hydrolase, with translation MDRRQIISAAALAAMGAITLAPRRSRAAETAASPPAEGYVAAKDGTSLFVRDWGAGSPVLFLSGWALPSDFWGYQMLAVARQGYRAVAYDRRGHGRSADPGRSYDHDTLADDLASVIDALGLGGVTVVAHSMGGTEVARHFARHGGGGIARVVLVGTITPFLMKSPDNPAGVDPALLAEGAALLARDFPAWIEVNTPPFFTPDTSPAMIRWGQNMMMSTSLLGAAQLAAANFATDFRPDVRQINVPTLLIHGDRDVSAPLALTAQATAALLPQATLKVYEGAPHGLPLTHVERLNGDLIAFLTGG
- the pepN gene encoding aminopeptidase N, producing the protein MTDASSTPAIPVTIHRGDYRPPEWQVPDVALDFALGIEETRVSAALSVQRTTDGPAPLLLRGDGLTPAAVRVDGEVWNDWRMDGSDLIVDLGERTAAVVEIDTVVNPAANTQLMGLYASNDMLCTQCEAEGFRRITFHPDRPDVLSRYRVRMAGDKTRFPILLSNGNCIDRGEGDGGTHWALWEDPWPKPSYLFALVAGDLVANRDSFTTMSGRTVELGIWVRAGDEDRTGHAMQALKNSMRWDEEVYGREYDLDLFNIVAVGDFNMGAMENKGLNIFNTRYILADPDTATDMDYDGVEGVVAHEYFHNWSGNRVTCRDWFQLSLKEGFTVYRDQCFSADMGSAAVKRIEDVRLLRAAQFPEDAGPLAHPIRPDSFQEISNFYTATVYNKGAEIIRMMATMVGPERFRKGTDLYFERHDGEAATCEDFVRAIEDGAGIDLQQFRRWYEQAGTPRLKLSLVEEAGQWSLDIVQTVPPTPGQPEKQPMMMPLRLAAFAMDGSGAHLADTLVTISGATQRIALGRFAVRPALSVNRGFSAPVIVDFARAPGELAWLAAHDDDPFARYEALQQLMLDTLVAAVSGKDRDPQTVIDAVAQTLSGRAADPAFVAEAVLLPSEAFIGDQMLTVDPDAIRRERLALQAAIGAALESEWRAILDGAAPPATDLSRGAKGGRRLRGVALAYLAATGMDDAAALAFRVFSQADGMTERQAALATLAHGDSDERAHALDIFYQRYRDNPLVLDKWFQVQAWSVRPDTVDAVRALAQHPDFTLTNPNRVRALYGALTGNQAAFHQADGAGYRLIADLVIALDPKNPQTAARMIPPLGRWKRFDERRQALMKAELERILAQPGLSRDTTEQASKSLLG
- a CDS encoding epimerase gives rise to the protein MARMLIFGMGYAAGHLAERLRARGWEVTGTTRDGRADSIAFGDETAVLAALRTATHILSSVPPAGEADPVLARYGEAIALAPATWTGYLSSTGVYGDAGGAWVDESAPVRGRRAGRNAADAAWSALRGDMCVFRLPGIYGPGRSILDRIAEGRAHRIALPDQVFSRIHVDDIAGGIIASFRGPAGVYNLADDEPCHQNRLVEWGCAMLGAPLPPMQSLDEAGLSPAARAFYAENRRVANGKAKRLLGWRPRYPSFREGLASL